A genomic stretch from Desulfolutivibrio sulfodismutans DSM 3696 includes:
- the asnS gene encoding asparagine--tRNA ligase, with amino-acid sequence MKRTKIIEALRGDAGRADILVKGWVRTRRDAKDVSFLEVNDGSCRANIQVVADVGMDGYALLKDMGVGSAVAVRGELVASPGKGQRWELRAASVELIGAADQESYPLQKKRHSDEFLRTIAHLRPRTNKYGALFRIRSEMSFAIHEFFHARGFAYVHSPILTGSDCEGAGEMFRVTSLGAQEAAGLTAAERTARDFFGKDAYLTVSGQLAAEVFACSLGDVYTFGPTFRAEHSDTSRHAAEFWMLEPEMAFADLVDDMDLGEALLKSLTDAVLTRCAEDVELFASFVDKELPGRLGNIRDRPFVRLPYGEAVKILSGCGREFAYPVGFGLDLQSEHERYLTEVHFRGPVVVFDYPKEIKAFYMRQNDDGRTVAAMDVLVPGIGEIIGGSAREERLDVLEARVAELGLTMDDYWWYLDLRRFGSVPHAGFGLGFERLLMLLTGITNIRDVIPFPRTYRHLEF; translated from the coding sequence ATGAAACGGACCAAGATCATTGAGGCCCTGCGCGGCGACGCCGGGCGGGCCGACATTCTCGTCAAGGGCTGGGTGCGCACGCGTCGCGACGCCAAGGATGTTTCCTTTCTTGAGGTGAACGACGGCTCCTGCCGGGCCAACATCCAGGTGGTGGCCGACGTGGGCATGGACGGCTACGCCCTTCTAAAGGATATGGGCGTGGGATCGGCCGTGGCCGTGCGCGGGGAACTGGTCGCCTCGCCGGGCAAGGGGCAGCGCTGGGAGTTGCGGGCCGCCTCGGTGGAGTTGATCGGCGCGGCAGACCAGGAATCCTATCCGCTCCAGAAAAAGCGCCATTCGGACGAATTTCTGCGCACCATCGCCCATCTGCGGCCACGCACCAACAAATATGGGGCGCTGTTTCGGATTCGCTCGGAGATGTCCTTCGCCATCCATGAGTTTTTCCATGCCCGGGGGTTCGCCTATGTGCATTCGCCCATTTTGACGGGTTCGGATTGCGAGGGGGCGGGCGAGATGTTCCGGGTGACCTCGCTTGGGGCGCAGGAAGCGGCTGGATTGACTGCGGCCGAGCGGACGGCCCGGGATTTTTTCGGCAAGGACGCCTACCTGACCGTGTCCGGCCAGTTGGCCGCCGAGGTCTTCGCCTGTTCGTTGGGGGACGTGTACACGTTCGGGCCGACGTTTCGGGCCGAGCATTCCGACACGTCGCGTCATGCGGCCGAGTTCTGGATGCTCGAACCGGAGATGGCCTTTGCCGACCTGGTCGACGACATGGACCTGGGCGAGGCGTTGCTCAAGTCGTTGACGGACGCGGTGCTGACCCGCTGCGCCGAGGACGTGGAGCTTTTCGCGTCCTTTGTGGACAAGGAACTGCCCGGGCGGCTTGGAAACATCCGGGACCGGCCCTTCGTGCGCCTGCCGTACGGCGAGGCGGTGAAGATCCTGTCCGGGTGCGGCCGGGAGTTCGCGTATCCGGTGGGGTTCGGGCTGGACCTGCAAAGCGAGCACGAACGGTACCTGACCGAGGTCCATTTTCGCGGGCCGGTCGTCGTTTTTGATTATCCCAAGGAGATCAAGGCCTTTTACATGCGCCAAAACGACGATGGCCGGACCGTGGCGGCCATGGACGTGTTGGTTCCGGGGATCGGGGAGATCATCGGCGGCAGCGCCCGCGAGGAACGCCTGGACGTGCTTGAGGCCCGGGTGGCCGAACTGGGGCTGACCATGGACGATTATTGGTGGTACCTGGATCTGCGGCGTTTCGGCAGCGTGCCCCACGCCGGTTTCGGACTGGGGTTCGAGCGGCTGCTGATGCTGTTGACCGGGATAACGAACATCCGCGACGTGATCCCCTTTCCCCGCACCTACCGCCACCTGGAGTTCTGA
- a CDS encoding L-2-amino-thiazoline-4-carboxylic acid hydrolase, whose amino-acid sequence MDFSDVTREVPLLARRMIEAQMLWQVYETTREADGREKALATVARAVETAAAEAGRAFAAMAPKGPCFEHFKTILAIWKHGGALTIEHVHDTDSVLTFSVTRCLYVEAYRAMGIPPELLPLLSCARDAPFAAAYHPALEFDRPCTIGEGAEACLFRFTWRD is encoded by the coding sequence ATGGATTTTTCCGATGTGACGCGCGAGGTGCCGCTTTTGGCGCGGCGCATGATCGAGGCCCAGATGCTTTGGCAGGTCTATGAGACGACCCGCGAGGCCGACGGACGGGAAAAGGCCCTGGCCACCGTGGCCCGAGCCGTGGAGACGGCCGCCGCCGAGGCCGGGCGGGCCTTTGCCGCCATGGCCCCCAAGGGGCCGTGTTTCGAGCACTTCAAGACTATCCTCGCCATCTGGAAGCACGGCGGGGCCCTGACCATCGAGCATGTCCACGACACCGATAGCGTCCTGACCTTCTCCGTCACGCGCTGCCTGTACGTCGAGGCCTACCGGGCCATGGGCATCCCGCCCGAACTTCTTCCCCTCCTGTCTTGCGCCCGGGACGCGCCGTTCGCCGCCGCCTACCACCCGGCCCTGGAATTCGACCGGCCCTGCACCATCGGCGAGGGGGCCGAGGCCTGCCTGTTCCGCTTCACCTGGCGCGATTAG
- the ftsY gene encoding signal recognition particle-docking protein FtsY, producing MGFFSKIKRLWKKPDQEAAPVAETREIEDDGIAAASDAADALQAAVVTKAASVTAPPEAPEALAAPLAQTPIPATAPPAATTPRAAQAAPDTDAPWRNQLVLALREAEPRLSVWLSLVLTDVDRAGPLLWERLAFLFSCLDAPAAEAQTFVDQFRKWLTDMEYDAVEEFRSELQYRLALALDLEDEEDERNRLFLKLSESLAKTKEQIARRIDGLLGSHKVMDAAFWEEFEEILIMADLGYEPTAKLLEILKDRVRKSGETDPARFREILREELSAIFTPQKTIRAVNPPEVVMIIGVNGVGKTTTIAKLAHRASLQGKKVLIAAGDTFRAAAIDQLKIWADRVGAIFYAKGENADPAAVAYEAMDRAIAEGCDIMFLDTAGRLHTKANLMEELKKIKRVLGKKHPGAPHRCVLVLDATTGQNALSQTKLFNEAVDLDEIILTKLDGTAKGGVIVGIALEYGLPITFIGLGEKMEDLRPFSGQDFALALLT from the coding sequence ATGGGTTTTTTCTCCAAAATAAAACGCCTGTGGAAGAAACCGGATCAGGAGGCCGCGCCGGTCGCCGAGACCAGGGAAATCGAGGATGACGGAATCGCCGCCGCCAGCGACGCCGCAGACGCCCTACAGGCAGCCGTCGTCACGAAGGCCGCATCCGTCACCGCGCCCCCCGAGGCCCCGGAAGCTCTCGCCGCACCGCTGGCGCAAACACCGATCCCCGCCACGGCCCCGCCTGCCGCGACGACGCCCCGGGCGGCCCAGGCCGCACCCGATACGGACGCGCCCTGGCGCAACCAATTGGTTCTGGCCCTGCGCGAGGCCGAGCCGAGGCTGTCGGTCTGGCTGTCCCTGGTCCTCACCGACGTGGACCGGGCCGGGCCCCTTTTGTGGGAACGGCTGGCCTTTCTGTTTTCGTGCCTGGACGCCCCGGCAGCCGAGGCGCAGACCTTTGTCGACCAGTTTCGCAAATGGCTCACGGACATGGAATACGACGCGGTGGAGGAGTTCCGCTCGGAACTCCAATACCGCCTGGCCCTGGCGCTCGACCTGGAGGACGAGGAGGACGAGCGCAACCGGCTGTTCCTCAAGCTTTCCGAGAGCCTGGCCAAGACCAAGGAACAGATCGCCCGGCGCATCGACGGCCTTTTGGGCAGCCACAAAGTCATGGACGCGGCCTTTTGGGAGGAATTCGAGGAAATCCTGATCATGGCCGACCTGGGCTACGAACCCACGGCCAAGCTGCTGGAGATTTTGAAAGACCGGGTGCGCAAGTCCGGCGAGACCGATCCGGCCAGATTCCGGGAGATCCTTCGCGAGGAACTGTCCGCCATATTTACGCCCCAAAAGACCATCCGGGCCGTCAACCCGCCCGAGGTGGTCATGATCATCGGGGTCAACGGCGTGGGCAAGACCACCACCATCGCCAAGCTGGCCCACCGGGCCAGCCTCCAGGGCAAAAAAGTGCTCATCGCCGCCGGCGACACCTTCCGGGCGGCCGCCATCGACCAGCTCAAAATCTGGGCCGACCGGGTGGGGGCCATCTTCTACGCCAAGGGCGAAAACGCCGACCCGGCGGCCGTGGCCTACGAGGCCATGGACCGGGCCATCGCCGAGGGCTGCGACATCATGTTCCTGGACACGGCGGGTCGTCTGCACACCAAGGCCAACCTCATGGAGGAGCTCAAAAAAATCAAACGGGTGCTGGGCAAGAAACATCCCGGCGCGCCGCACCGCTGCGTCCTGGTGCTCGACGCCACCACCGGCCAGAACGCCCTGTCCCAGACCAAACTTTTCAACGAGGCCGTGGACCTGGACGAGATCATCCTGACCAAGCTCGACGGCACGGCCAAGGGCGGGGTGATCGTGGGCATCGCCCTGGAATACGGGCTGCCCATCACCTTTATCGGGCTCGGGGAGAAGATGGAGGATCTGCGGCCGTTTTCCGGGCAGGATTTCGCCCTGGCACTTCTGACCTGA
- a CDS encoding chemotaxis response regulator CheY, translating to MPADKNMSILVVDDFSTMRRIIKNILRQLGFSNIHEADDGTTAWETLNKTKIDFVISDWNMPNMPGIELLRKVRGSEEFANLPFLMVTAEAQQENIIEAVQAKVSNYIVKPFTAETLGQKIDKIFDK from the coding sequence ATGCCTGCGGACAAAAACATGAGCATCCTGGTCGTCGACGACTTTTCCACCATGCGGCGCATCATCAAAAATATCCTGCGCCAGCTTGGCTTTTCGAACATCCATGAGGCCGACGACGGCACCACCGCCTGGGAAACGCTCAACAAAACCAAGATCGATTTCGTCATCTCCGACTGGAACATGCCCAACATGCCGGGCATCGAACTGTTGCGCAAGGTGCGCGGCAGCGAGGAATTCGCCAATCTGCCCTTTCTCATGGTCACGGCCGAGGCCCAACAGGAAAACATCATCGAGGCCGTCCAGGCCAAGGTGTCCAACTACATCGTCAAGCCGTTTACGGCCGAGACGCTGGGCCAGAAGATCGACAAGATTTTCGACAAGTAG